The Pyrus communis chromosome 12, drPyrComm1.1, whole genome shotgun sequence genomic sequence aattgaatcatatagagaaatatcacattggatagtagacatgaaacaaactatcacttaaacaatgtgattaagagtattgtattagagaaggaccgtattgcattgtagttgtaactggataggttctccaaccacttctacttagcttgggtaaccatgacatgctgctaggcgtcacccatggtttgtggaagccctaaagattagcaaatactaattttaagggagaattgaaatgtggtttcaattcacaatcgatcgttaagagtaacatcgcccactacctcgctaattggaacctaatggatcgtacaccgagtaaggatataagtgaagaaattatatgaaatggataagcaattaaatggtttaattgaagaatggtcaagattaattaaatagttaattaattatacgaaacgttcgtattgggcgtttaagttagttttgggcttcggggcacaaaaatgttttggtccacaaggcccattatgtttaagttgtatgacaactaaaacaaaatgggcaattaagcccaataacaacatatggccataagggtgaggggtagcaaacttgtattaattacaagtttgccactcacatgaaatgaagtgtaaaatcaacattatagcttggttttcacattaggggttttctaatagaatttgggtgaaacctattctctcattttctacatagaggccggccaccttaggggaagaacatctagcaatctttcttccctaagtcatccatttcatcttcacacaacatctttggtgtgaagacttagagacaccaaacttttggtgttttggagaacaaatcctcaaatcctcaaagaagaaaaaggagcactaaaagggaggaaaacACAAGggagatccaaggagcaaggaggtgacttgaaggccctccacttgggtgaatcccttgtgcaatcaaggatgagcttcaagggtaaagaatctctaaattcttattctctttaatattgttaaagagtcttatggttcaccatatactaggctttgaaagtcatgggttttatgaattgtttttgaatgcatgcctactttaaagtgttattagtatgcctatgtattcaaatgttcatgcatgttcttagctaggacaaaatttttccttcacttaCATTCATATtgaggctttggcatggcatatctttagcatgattggcatatccttgagcatgttgtgcatgtttatacatacgtacatatgtttattttctgggaagtatacaggttttacggcgaggggttagattgtattttgctaaatggttttcaaagagctttgtttttgcccactcacgcttttgttttgcgcccctccaggttctagttgcttagccgttgcggtggtttcccttgagagcttttcggcgttctgacagacactccactttgtagggtcgccttcgggcgtactactgtatcgtttttgtttggactgctttagacctgctctgaTTTTGTatatcacttactagcacttatattagtaccttgtatgctagttttgaattattcgtacttttatattactactttattagcttccgcacgtgcacatggttacgtcacctttgtgtgacggccagcacgctccgatctcggtcggggtgtgtcagtaaaCATATGggcacaaatacaaataaaactttaaaaatatgggtacaaattaaaacggaaagaaaattggtacaaattaaaaaaaaaaaaatttgcaaattaaaaatgggtacaaactaaaaataaaaatatatgataaaaaatttagccataaatataaatatactaattctaacatttttaacactaactgaatatattttattattgaaacaattaatgatgttattaatacccaaagaccttgatcaaaaattaaaaatgaataaggttttaatcaatggagtaacaAAAGAAGGGATAGAAacctaatttctttttctttttttaatctcactatTTGCCTATAGtattctataaaaataaataaaacttaaatttttaaaatttataattaataaacaatatatacacatccacttatctattgtattttatagtaagtttaaaaatttaaaatccaaCAGGATTCTCTTCAGATCTTTTTGGTGAGCATCTTGTGGATTCGTAAATTGTGTTCCGTAAatcatgcggtcagtttttatcaggtactgtttatatttaattttaaataaaaatatttaaatgatttctgaacatacgatgtacgatgaacatataTGATTCACGGATTCCtggaattctcacaaagaggatttggatgcaattaaaatcatcaaaataacatttttcttattgtgtcgaaacaggttacccgcgtgtcactctcgttTTATCGTGTGACTCGATAACGACCCAATAAGTTATCGTGTTGATCCGAAACctattattttcgtgtcgtttatgTATCGTGTTAACAGATCGTATAAAAAATTACCAGGTCTAATTGTTATTGTCAATTATTGTTCATTAAGACAGTAATTGCCTTTGTCTAATTGATGGTATAATTATTGCCTTAGTggggtaaatttttttttttttgaacaaacgaaaTTATATACAATAATGGATGGAGAAGTGAGCTCATGTTTTAttatggactagcaataatgtgattcaaatttttttttgacgagaatcgaatctaaaacctcttacttacaaatgaaaagacATATTATTAGACCGCATGATAAGAGGCTAGTGGGATGGAGTTTCTcttaataattgtttttttgtcaaacgatagattttattagattaaatgttagattaattACCAAAGAGGTTCGAACCCATATTATCATTCAAAAGCTCAACACATTTTCATCATTGTAGTAAACAGCCACTTCATGCTAAAAAATTATTTCACCCAATGAATTATGAAATCAGAAGCCGAAAAGTCCACTTTACCCTCATATGCATAGTGTAGAGCACTTAGGCCGTGTTGACATGATTGTCCTTTTCCTCATCAAAAGGTGCTTTTAAACCCCCGATTAGGGTTTTAGAAGCCAAGCGAAGAGTGAGTGAGAACCGCAGACGCACAGGGTGGCCGCGCTCTATCTCTCTCAACCGTCTCAGTCCCTAGGGTTTGCTCGCAGCCGGAATCAAAATTCAAAGGTACTCATTATCTCCTCGACTTCTTCCAGAGCTTCAtaatcatttttcaaatttttcgtATTTCTGCGCTTGTTTCATGTGTTCGTACGACAAATTCCGAAGCTTTTCTGAGTTTCGTATTTCAGTAGCTTTTACATTGCTGAAAATATCAAAGGGTTTGATAGATGCTAAGAGTAATCTGTTTGCATAAACAAGTTGGAAACCTAATCACTGTTGTGGGTTTACTGTTATGATTGAGGGATGCTCTGATTTCATGTAAATTTTAAGCataaatttcttattttgtgttttagaAGTTATGGGGTAGGAGATATTGTTCATGTGCTAGCCAAACATGCTGCTGCACGGATAACTAttgtatattttatatattatgtgTATAGGAAAGGTATTATCACTGAGCATGTTTTGTACATCTGTTGGGGTACCTGCTGTTTGTGGTTTGTTGGGTCTTTTTTTTCCGAGAAAAAATTGAGCGATATTTTGTTCTGTCTAATGTGCAGGAAATGGTTTCATCTGATGATGACCGATTGGCCACTGAGGCTGTGGAGAAAGTGACAGAtttagagaagaagaagaagaagaaacatagGGACAAGGACAGCGATTTGGACAAAGATTTCATGATCAAGCCCCAGAGCTCAACTCCCTCCTTGGACACCTCTCAGTGGCCTATCCTTCTTAAAAACTATGACCGCCTCAATGTTCGAACTGGACACTACACTCCTCTACCCTCAGGGTTTTCCCCCCTTAAGAGGCCTCTTGCTGAGTACATCCGATATGGTGTTCTCAATCTTGACAAGCCTGCAAACCCCTCGTCGCACGAGGTTGTTGCTTGGATTAAGCGCATCCTTCGTGTTGAGAAAACTGGCCACAGCGGTACCCTGGATCCTAAGGTTACAGGTAATCTCATTGTCTGCATTGACCGAGCCACACGACTTGTCAAGTCCCAGCAGGGTGCAGGGAAAGAGTATGTTTGTGTTGCCCGCTTGCATTCAGCTGTGCCTGATGTTGCCAAGGTGGCTCGGGCCCTTGAATCCCTGACTGGGGCTGTCTTTCAGAGGCCACCTTTGATATCAGCAGTCAAAAGGCAGCTTAGGATTAGGACCATCTATGAAAGCAAGCTTCTTGAGTATGATGCAGATAAACATTTGGTTGTTTTCTGGATTTCTTGCGAAGCAGGAACCTATGTGCGTACGCTCTGTGTGCATTTGGGTCTGCTTCTTGGTGTGGGAGGTCATATGCAGGAGCTTAGGAGGGTCAGGTCTGGGATCATGGGTGAGAAAGACAACATGGTCACAATGCATGATGTCATGGATGCTCAGTGGGCTTATGACACTAATAGGGATGAGAGTTATTTGAGGAGGGTCATCATGCCTCTTGAGATTCTCTTGACTAGTTATAAGAGATTGGTTGTCAAGGACTCAGCAGTGAATGCCATTTGCTACGGTGCCAAGTTAATGATTCCAGGGCTGCTCAGGTTTGAGAATGATATCGAGGTTGGAGAGGAAGTTGTGCTGATGACTACCAAAGGAGAAGCCATTGCATTGGGAATTGCTGAGATGACCACTGCTGTGATGGCAACTTGTGATCATGGTGTGGTGGCAAAGATTAAGAGGGTGGTGATGGATCGGGATACTTACCCAAGAAAGTGGGGATTGGGACCGAGGGCATCCATGAAGAAGAAATTGATTGCCGAAGGAAAATTGGATAAGCATGGGAAGCCCACTGAGAATACTCCGCAAGAATGGATGAGGAATGTGGTTTTGCCTATTGGTGGGGATTCTATTGTTGCAAGCACTGCTGTGGCAGAGGAGACCACTCTCACagacaaggagaagaaggataAGAAAAAGAAGGACAAACAtaaggatgaagaggaagctaaGGAGGGGCGTAAGCGCAAACTAGAGGATGCCGCAGAGAGCCCTGTTCCAGTTCCTGCGAAGAAAAGCAAAGGCGAAGAAGTTGAGCCTGAAGTTGAGAagtcagaaaagaaaaagaagaagaaaaaggacaaAGAGAATGGCACCGTGGATAATGTTGAAGCTGGTTCACCTGAAGCAGAAAAGtctgagaagaagaagaagaagaagaaaaacaaagacgCTGAGGACAATGGTACTGTGGCTACTGCCGGCGCTGCTGATGGCGAGGCTGATAagagtgagaaaaagaagaaaaagaaaaagggtaaaGCAGATGCAGAAGAAGTTTAGAGGACTTGGGATTAGAATCTTTAAGTGGCAGAACTTTTGAATGTATGCCTTTCTTTTATTCCATCTACAATGAGAGTTTCCGTAACTGACACTGGAATTTTCGTATCTCATATGTGTAATTTTAATCGATTTTCCGCAGTACTAGTTTTTGTGGTTTAGCTTTTCATTGCAGGCTGTTTTTACTTGACCAAGTGTTTTCAATTCATCGTTTTACCTGTTTCCTTTGCTTGTTTTCAATTCATCGTTTTCCCTGAAAATGGAAAGTATGAATGAAAATACAGTTGCTATATGGTTTCTGGAGTCTTTAACAATTTAGTGAAGTTACTGGTTACAGTTCTCTGCCTTTTCAGAGTGACCCCAACCTAGGCAGCATCACTGACCGAGTCGAGCAAACTCATGGATGCAGGTATGGCTTCAGCTCCTAATTTGGTTTCAGCTTGGTatattttctctgtttttctgTTGCACTGCTCTTGAAAAGACATTTCGTTAGCGAGAGCGTTACCTTAGAGTTAAAGAAGCTACCGGTAATGGATGAAGCTGATGCGCAATTTGTTACCCTGCTTAAGACTAGTTCAGTAACTTCGAATTGTCAATTCCGTTAGTTTTGGTTGTCCAAACTATGTACAAATTTGCATCATTATCTTCAAGCGATGAATTAATAGTTTGGACGACGGTAGATTAAGGCTCGGAAAGAAAGCCCTCATCCGTGTTTCGGTGACCAGGATTCTTATCAGCCAGACTTAAAAAGTGACACATTATACAAAGAGTATCAAGATAAGACGATGTTTCCGTTTGTTATTCTACTTACGTTAATCAGTATGTGttctcattttttatttgttttttatcttaCCATTGCCTTGTATTTGTAACTTTCGAGCAGGTACATCAACCGTTTTGAGTATTTTCACTTGTGGAACATTAGTTTTTTGGTGATCCTCCTAACTCTTAACTAGTTGCGTTATGAATTTTTTTGCACTACAATATGCATCGACTATGCTCTAAAAGATTTAGTACTTAAATTATGATGTTTTATGTAATGATGTTCCGAGAAATTTGCGATAGTTTCACCATATTACAAGTAGTTGATGTTGGCGTGAGTATCTTATTTGAGGGGAGATTTGATATGTTGACTGTATTTTCCTATTATATGAAACTAGGATTCATGGAGTAATACGAGTTTGAGATTCCTCCCCACAGTTGAGAAGAATAATACATCTGAATTATTCCATAAACCGTAAACTCGTATTATTCCAAAAACCCTAGTTCCATATTTTAACAGATCCTGGGATTTTTGCTCTACTTCAACACACGTAAACTAAACCCTAAGGATTATGGGACAGGATCTTCCAACGACCTTACTGACAAGGGAAGCCATTCGTTGAGTCCGATGATTTCACAATTTTTCAATGAATCCAATGCCCTTGCCAATATTTCGTGACTATAAAAGTAGTTCATGTACTGTCCCATCGTCGAACTTGGTGGGAGCCACTGATCATACATGATCTAGTGCTATGATCCATGACACTTCCGTtgaagactcttaacaagattAATCTAATAATATATGCTCCCCTTTTTTCGGGAACGATGCAACCatgaaaatacaaagaaacacAATAAGTTGAAGGCGTAAATTTATGTTTATTATGTCGTATGCATGAAATGGATTTGTCACCTTTCAAGTATCAGCCAATACGACCTTGTTTCGATGTGTATCTGGATATCGGGGTCGGGTTGATTTTCTTTGCTCcattaaacaaataatattataccAAGAACAGagaattaatttataattacaAAGGCTTACTCAGGAAATAAAAACAATTGACAGATAAATAGCATGGAGAGGAGGAACAGAGGAACAGATGGGCGCAAGAAAAATTTGGCAGTTTACGAGCAGCTGAATTCCTATTAATCCCAGGGCCAAGAATTTTTATAGCGATTCACAATTTCTTCGGTCTTTGCAGCCAAAGGCAGCGCTGCGGGACAAACTGGGAGCTGCATGTCATGTGTAAACGGCAACCAGCTAAGGCATTTCAATCACACGAAAATGCATAAGAAGATCACCCACAGCAAAGCCTGTCATAACTTTGAGTGCTGTCTCCAGGGACATCCGCCTTCAAAAGCCTGCTCTAATACATCTTCCATTCGCTTTGCTAGTATTATCTGTTACGGGAAAATTCACAGATTATGTCGTTGATCATAATCACATAATACGTGTCCAGAAACCAAACACGGTATGTACAGGCAACAGCTGAGTATGCAATAAAAGCAAGCTAACAAGCTATGGAGATAAACAAAACTTAATAAGCTGGCCTCGATGAATTTTACATCACACACATAATTGAGAAACACCTTGCTGcaaataaaaccaaaattacctcAAGACCAGAAAGAACAGCCGACGGTACATCAGTTAAATCCTTCAGATTCCTCTCTGGAAGAATGACTCTTGTAATACCACAACGGTGGGCTGCCAATACCTGTAGCAATATAGATTCAAATGATCAAACAAAGCCTCTGGCTCATTATTGATGTACCAGAATATTATATGCATTAGCAGAGAATTTTGCTTCAATTTTCTCACCTGTGGCTTGAAGGTTCCTTTAAATATTATACAAGAAAATCGTGCTAAAAGTGTTTTGGGATTGACACAAGTTTCTCGAAATAAGCTTAAAAAGTTTCTCAAAACAATTCTGAAAATGGTGTAAAACGTTGATGATCAAGAAAACCAATGACAGAACAAATGAGAAACAAGCACATTTCAAGAAACCTGCGTTATTCCACTTAGCTAAAATCCCAATCAATTTTCCATCAAACATCCACTTACCTAGACGACGGTTATAGAAAAAGATATTAAAATGGAATGACTATAGTAGTATATAGCCTGGAGATTATAAAAATGACAGTACTAAGAAAAGTGAAAATCTCTGTGCCAAACAAGTTTGATGTACAGTATAATACTTGTATATGAAAAACAAGGTCACATATAAGGATAATGTTAAATGCCCAACTAGCAAACAATTCAAAACACTTGACGGCAGTAATCGTATAAAAGCATGAATATGACTAGATCTAAAAACCATTCAGTTCATACAGCATGTGTTATACATGCAGACAGACTTATGTAGAGAGTCACGGATTATCATAATTAGATTGGTGCATGAGGTGAGTATACCTTGTCCTTGACACCACCAACAGGTAGTACGAGACCCCTCAATGTCATTTCTCCAGTCATTGCTGTATCTGCTCTTACTCTTCTCTGACAGAACAATGAAACCAGTGCTGTTACCAGAGTCACACCTGCTGAGGGTCCATCCTTCGGTACGGCCCCAGCAGGAAAGTGTATATGAACATCCCGACCCTCCAAAAGATTGGCTGCCTCAGCTGTTGCGAACTTAAGATCTTTTGCCCTGCCTCTCACCTGAGACATAAGTAAAATCCTCAGTATCAATCATTATAAGCCAACATTTACAGAGCAGATATTGTAGCATCATGGTTGATGCAtactgttttatataaattaaaaaacactaTATACTCTGTGCACATAGGGATATACCAAGTTCAAGGAATACAGATTACAACATTTTTCTATACTAACCAGTCCCAAAAACCAAAGTAAATCTGACGGGATGATTGGGATCTCAACATAAATGTCTGTCAGTAATGAAGCATTccgattttattttttttggaattttcggATTTAAGATCCCGGATTTGATTTCGTTGTGCCCAAATGGGAAGCTTTCCGATTGAGTTGGTCAGAATCAGAATTTCCAATCTAACTTGCTTCTATGttcctcttctttttcattaaagtacAACTATGATTACCTTACACAATACCTATTTGAAAGATTAAACCCAAATGGCAAGAATAAGTGCAAGTCATGTGACTGAAACAAAATGGATAATAACAGTAAGTTGAGTGCCGTTATCATCTCTTGTTGTCTTAAAATGGTGCATGAACAAATCAAAATTATGACCATCGAGTCACCACCATAAATGTTTGACTCATCATGAAGAGGAGTATCAATATTTcagataaataaaattaatttagaagaaACATTTTACCCATGTCAATGCTATTTGTGCTGATTCTTTGATAACATCTCCAAGTTGACCAGTGAGATGCAGTTCACCCTTTCCCCCCATTGCTGTGGCCTCCACAAATTGAACCTCTCCACCAAAAGCAGTCCAAACAAGCCCAACAGAAACACCTGGTGTTGCAACTCGTTCTGCAGCTTCTTTGTCATCAAACCTTGGAGGCTGCATTACAACACAAACAGACAACCTCAGAAACTCTTAAGCAATAATGACAAATCCAGCTGGAATCTCTTGGGGGATATGCGTATGTCAAGCTGAAAAATTAATACATGGTAAAACCAAGATATCTTTTTTATAAGAAGTATTCCTTTAGCCCAAAACTCGCTCCAAAAGTATCCTACATATTCATTTACGTATAAATTTTGACATTGTAAGACTTGTCAAAATGGCATAGTACCCTGATTGTATCAAATCCATTGACAAGTCAAACTAATCGAGTTTCTAAATTACAAGCAAACACTATGCTAAGTCCAATTATGAAGTAACCTTTCTTAATGATTTTAAAAAGAGAATAATTACCCCTAATACTTTCTCCAGCATATCCTCATCCACAACCAATGGCGAATCAATCTTGAAAGTGCTTGATATCTCATGCTTATTCACACCCATCGGAATAACCTCCATTTCCACTTCAGCTCCATCAGCAAGTCTGTTTTCGAGTAGTGGTGAAGCAAGCGAGTGCACATCTTTCCTCAGAGGGACAGCTTGTTCTTGCTCTGCAACTTTTACTGCAGCTGCACGAGCCAAGGCAGCTAAGTTTCTCTCCAGATTCCGAACACCAGCCTCCCTAGTGTACCCTTGAATGATAAGTTTCACCATGGCCTACCACAGTAGACAGACaggtttcaatatgatattttCATAAACCAACATTGATTACAAATGTAACCGTTGTTTTGTGAGTTGTGACATAAAACTTGATTGGAAACTAGAAAGAGGGTGCCTATTTTCAGATCTAAAGAAAGAAACTATTGGAAACCACAAGTTCAACACCATTAATACTTGATACAAATCGGACTAAACATACCTCTGGGATTCTAAGAAACTCAGAATTCAACCCATGCTGATCAAGAACTCGGGGAATTAAATGGTGCATGGCTATCTTCAGCTTTTCTTCGGGTGTATATCCAGGCAGCTCAATAACTTCCATCCTGTCCAAGAGTGGTGGGGGAATCGGCTGCACCCTATTTGCAGTTGCCACAAAAATCACCTTTGAAAGGTCGAAGGGAACATTCAAATAGCTATAGGACTTGAATTAAGGAATTGTGTCAATATAGAAACCCTGTTTGCAATGTTATTGGTAGGGATTTAGGGAAGGCAGCATCCttctttttcaaaaagaaatataaaaaattatgccATTTAAAAGTAAGCAGCCATGTAGCAGGCCATTTTGATAGCAACTATATCTGTGTTTTCTGCAAGAGTCAAGTGTAAGATATGCATAGGTCAAACCCAAAATCCATACAGCACGAG encodes the following:
- the LOC137710517 gene encoding H/ACA ribonucleoprotein complex subunit 4-like; its protein translation is MVSSDDDRLATEAVEKVTDLEKKKKKKHRDKDSDLDKDFMIKPQSSTPSLDTSQWPILLKNYDRLNVRTGHYTPLPSGFSPLKRPLAEYIRYGVLNLDKPANPSSHEVVAWIKRILRVEKTGHSGTLDPKVTGNLIVCIDRATRLVKSQQGAGKEYVCVARLHSAVPDVAKVARALESLTGAVFQRPPLISAVKRQLRIRTIYESKLLEYDADKHLVVFWISCEAGTYVRTLCVHLGLLLGVGGHMQELRRVRSGIMGEKDNMVTMHDVMDAQWAYDTNRDESYLRRVIMPLEILLTSYKRLVVKDSAVNAICYGAKLMIPGLLRFENDIEVGEEVVLMTTKGEAIALGIAEMTTAVMATCDHGVVAKIKRVVMDRDTYPRKWGLGPRASMKKKLIAEGKLDKHGKPTENTPQEWMRNVVLPIGGDSIVASTAVAEETTLTDKEKKDKKKKDKHKDEEEAKEGRKRKLEDAAESPVPVPAKKSKGEEVEPEVEKSEKKKKKKKDKENGTVDNVEAGSPEAEKSEKKKKKKKNKDAEDNGTVATAGAADGEADKSEKKKKKKKGKADAEEV